A genomic window from Thermus antranikianii DSM 12462 includes:
- a CDS encoding helix-turn-helix domain-containing protein: MELRVIPTPDFRELLERLEAAVSALERMAGTGRLKTTGNRMGYSVAEVAELLGLSKNLVYRAIHSGNLRAVKLGGRLIVSHRALEEWLGYVGSEEQKGPRGRTW; this comes from the coding sequence ATGGAACTTCGAGTAATTCCCACCCCTGACTTTCGGGAGCTTCTGGAACGCCTCGAAGCCGCCGTGAGTGCTTTGGAGCGGATGGCGGGAACAGGCCGCCTCAAGACAACAGGCAACAGGATGGGCTACAGCGTGGCAGAGGTTGCCGAGCTCCTCGGGCTGAGCAAGAACCTGGTCTACAGGGCCATCCACTCCGGGAACCTGAGGGCCGTCAAGCTGGGAGGAAGGCTGATTGTTTCGCACCGGGCACTGGAAGAGTGGCTGGGTTACGTGGGCTCCGAGGAGCAAAAGGGACCTCGAGGCCGAACTTGGTGA
- a CDS encoding DNA primase, whose product MQKSNPIVAVTLAKERRWLVWRAEEREGGPTKVPYSPKGSPKPYRASVRRPEDWGTYEEALAALRRYPGRYSGLGVVLGGGLVGIDLDWKGWPGEGIPLEAQELLRRFGSYAELSPSGRGLHILLWAHLEGDRAARFTLGPMGVEVYAYKEVGGRFFTYTGLLLPGFPPEPQERTAELLDFLKEALPRREEVKPPAPPEGTSPRRLRAILEAYADRVASAPVGTRHNTLIAYARAAGGLLPHGLDPHEAEEVLVAAAMQAGLPEREAREAVRWGLEVGSRAPLHLEDRGDFGPKEVFWASPLAQNPASSWTAKTRFWANETSQYKDPNPWKKGGDEGWR is encoded by the coding sequence ATGCAGAAGTCTAATCCCATTGTAGCCGTCACCCTGGCAAAAGAGCGTCGTTGGCTTGTGTGGCGTGCTGAGGAACGGGAAGGCGGGCCGACCAAGGTGCCCTACTCTCCCAAGGGCTCTCCCAAGCCCTACCGGGCTTCGGTACGCCGCCCGGAGGACTGGGGCACCTACGAGGAGGCTCTGGCCGCCCTGAGGCGCTACCCGGGCCGCTACTCCGGCCTGGGGGTGGTCCTGGGTGGGGGGCTGGTGGGCATCGATCTCGACTGGAAGGGGTGGCCCGGGGAGGGCATTCCCCTCGAGGCCCAGGAGCTTCTGAGGCGGTTTGGGAGCTACGCTGAGCTTTCCCCATCTGGCAGGGGTTTGCACATCCTCCTCTGGGCCCACCTGGAAGGGGACCGGGCCGCCCGGTTCACCCTGGGCCCCATGGGGGTGGAGGTCTACGCCTACAAGGAGGTGGGAGGGCGGTTTTTCACCTACACGGGACTCCTCCTCCCGGGCTTCCCCCCTGAGCCCCAGGAGAGAACAGCAGAACTTCTGGACTTCCTAAAGGAGGCCCTTCCCCGGCGAGAGGAGGTGAAGCCCCCCGCCCCTCCCGAGGGGACTTCTCCCCGGAGGCTGAGGGCGATCCTCGAGGCCTATGCGGACCGGGTGGCAAGCGCCCCCGTGGGCACCCGTCACAACACCTTGATCGCCTACGCCAGGGCCGCTGGGGGGCTCCTCCCCCACGGGCTAGACCCCCACGAAGCGGAAGAAGTCCTGGTAGCCGCCGCCATGCAGGCCGGGCTTCCTGAGCGGGAGGCCCGGGAGGCGGTGCGATGGGGCCTCGAGGTGGGAAGCCGGGCACCCCTCCACCTAGAGGATCGGGGGGATTTTGGGCCAAAAGAGGTATTTTGGGCCAGCCCCTTGGCCCAAAATCCTGCATCGTCCTGGACGGCAAAAACCCGATTTTGGGCCAACGAAACATCACAATATAAGGACCCCAATCCCTGGAAGAAAGGGGGTGATGAGGGATGGCGGTGA
- a CDS encoding bifunctional DNA primase/polymerase, whose amino-acid sequence MHATLGYVRLGYTVLPLSPGEKRPHGPEESLVTIRAWWTREPKAGVGILAPEGFRLPQGKRLYIVRTSVERLLAGEKEAPRVEARG is encoded by the coding sequence ATGCATGCCACGTTGGGTTACGTCCGCCTAGGCTACACGGTTTTGCCGCTTTCGCCAGGGGAGAAGCGGCCCCACGGGCCGGAGGAAAGCCTGGTCACCATCCGCGCCTGGTGGACGCGGGAGCCCAAGGCCGGGGTGGGCATCCTGGCCCCGGAGGGGTTCCGCCTGCCCCAGGGGAAGCGGCTTTACATCGTCAGGACCTCGGTCGAGCGGCTCCTTGCAGGAGAAAAGGAGGCCCCCCGCGTGGAGGCGCGGGGGTAG
- a CDS encoding ParB/RepB/Spo0J family partition protein — MATLRVLSPREVIVEGRVTLVGDTSTPIEWVPISQIVPNATPPRAHYNWEVIERFRDSILRNGLIHPLVVYRRLTLVNPPFVLLDGHYRYYALQRIAEKREGGGDLKVPVLVVTGMAQFNALGIRFTADSGLVVPHSDLDRALQIDALLSMADVPLGVFVAVLREILSAKSKGNQHDLVPNALTLRLLGVFGLKPSKAVYYLGTFLEEPALYELAKARLVGDPVFRVLAQRRVRAHPLFSTFLERAKWGIPDEKAFAREVRAIVAPDTPAARKESVYRGLRRLAKRAGGWKRLAELLDDWLRALPPEEVK, encoded by the coding sequence GCCCATTGAGTGGGTGCCCATCAGCCAAATCGTGCCTAACGCCACTCCACCCAGGGCTCATTACAACTGGGAGGTGATCGAGCGGTTCCGCGACTCGATCCTCAGGAACGGCCTTATCCACCCTCTCGTCGTGTACCGACGGCTGACGTTGGTTAATCCGCCTTTCGTTTTACTCGATGGTCACTACCGCTATTACGCCCTCCAGCGCATCGCTGAGAAGCGAGAAGGTGGGGGCGACCTCAAGGTGCCCGTCCTGGTCGTGACGGGCATGGCTCAGTTCAACGCTCTGGGAATTCGCTTTACAGCAGACTCTGGCTTGGTTGTTCCCCATTCCGATCTAGATCGCGCTCTGCAAATTGACGCACTGCTTTCTATGGCTGACGTACCCCTAGGGGTGTTTGTAGCTGTGCTCCGAGAAATCCTATCGGCAAAGTCTAAAGGCAATCAGCATGACCTTGTTCCTAATGCGTTGACCCTTAGGTTGCTTGGAGTGTTTGGTCTTAAGCCAAGTAAGGCAGTCTACTACCTGGGGACCTTTTTGGAGGAACCTGCCCTCTACGAGTTGGCTAAGGCGCGGCTGGTTGGAGATCCGGTGTTTCGGGTTTTGGCCCAGCGCAGGGTACGGGCGCATCCCCTGTTCAGCACGTTTCTGGAACGAGCGAAGTGGGGTATTCCAGATGAGAAAGCGTTCGCCCGGGAGGTGCGTGCGATTGTGGCCCCAGATACCCCTGCGGCCCGAAAAGAGTCTGTCTACCGGGGCCTTCGGCGTCTGGCGAAGCGGGCTGGAGGTTGGAAGCGCCTGGCTGAACTCCTCGACGACTGGCTCCGGGCTCTGCCGCCTGAGGAGGTCAAGTAA
- a CDS encoding thermonuclease family protein, translating to MRPLLGLAWAVLLGLALALSPQGGLQGPLQVVRVVDGDTVELAGVGAVRLIGIDAPESGYNRRTSGPEEVRLGLEAKAFLTRLLQGKRVWVELDVQERDRYRRVLAYLYLEDPKGDWTYGARRFRQVNLEVVRAGWAEPYTVPPNVRYADLYLQAAREARARGAGMWGESAQGASRPGSGKCDPAYPAVCIPPPPPDLDCGDIPFRNFKVLPPDPHRFDRDGDGVGCESR from the coding sequence ATGAGGCCCCTTTTGGGTCTCGCGTGGGCGGTCCTCCTGGGTCTGGCCCTGGCCCTCAGCCCCCAAGGCGGGCTCCAGGGGCCCCTTCAAGTGGTGCGGGTGGTGGACGGGGACACGGTGGAGCTGGCCGGGGTGGGCGCCGTGCGGCTCATCGGGATAGATGCGCCGGAGTCGGGGTACAACCGGAGGACCTCGGGTCCGGAGGAGGTGCGGCTGGGCCTCGAGGCCAAGGCCTTTCTCACCCGCCTGCTCCAGGGAAAGCGGGTCTGGGTGGAGCTGGATGTCCAGGAGCGGGACCGCTACCGCCGGGTGCTGGCCTACCTGTACCTGGAGGATCCCAAGGGAGACTGGACCTATGGGGCCAGGCGCTTCCGCCAGGTGAACCTGGAGGTGGTGCGCGCCGGGTGGGCCGAGCCCTACACGGTGCCGCCCAATGTCCGGTACGCCGATCTCTACCTCCAGGCGGCGCGGGAGGCCCGGGCCAGGGGGGCGGGGATGTGGGGGGAGAGCGCGCAGGGGGCCTCGAGGCCGGGAAGCGGGAAGTGCGACCCCGCTTATCCCGCGGTCTGCATCCCTCCGCCGCCCCCGGACCTGGACTGCGGGGACATACCCTTCCGCAACTTCAAGGTGCTTCCCCCCGACCCGCACCGCTTTGACCGGGACGGGGACGGGGTGGGGTGTGAAAGCCGCTAA
- a CDS encoding AAA family ATPase: MAVKRLALPQEPPVVEWFVDELIPSGYVSVLFAKQGEGKTRLVAFLAVQALRPQGLFGKRPVKRGKVLILDADDPGGLGYALWLCRFLRAYEDADTALLDLRAVEGGLTPEDVRALEEELRQDPPALIVLDAFSSAFLGVDVIKPQQVHAPIRALTSLAQATGAALLLLDHVGKLAPGQTVAEKGPLGSTAKLFSPRAAFALDRIPPKEVEGRDVVKLTCVKQSYAPLPPPIGLELVWLADGEGAYFRPYPLPEAVTLEERAEKAILELLAEAGEEGLPRKALLEEVVQRGNVSERTAKRALSGLRERGLVEEVALPGRGAPKVLRLPRPNLSMPLAQNRENAVQDEEGFWANSLAQNRELGPKSSPLPPPVPTPQSGLEEVEEWSP; the protein is encoded by the coding sequence ATGGCGGTGAAGCGCCTTGCCCTTCCCCAGGAGCCTCCCGTGGTGGAGTGGTTTGTGGACGAGCTCATCCCCTCGGGTTATGTGAGCGTCCTTTTTGCCAAGCAGGGGGAGGGCAAGACCCGCCTGGTGGCCTTCCTCGCCGTCCAGGCCCTCCGGCCCCAGGGGCTCTTCGGCAAGCGCCCCGTGAAGCGGGGGAAGGTGCTCATTTTGGATGCAGACGATCCCGGGGGGCTGGGCTACGCTCTTTGGCTTTGTCGCTTCCTCCGGGCCTACGAAGATGCCGATACAGCCCTCCTGGACCTCCGGGCCGTGGAGGGAGGCCTGACCCCCGAGGACGTGCGGGCCCTCGAGGAGGAGCTTCGCCAAGACCCCCCGGCCCTCATCGTGCTGGACGCCTTCTCTTCTGCCTTCTTGGGGGTGGATGTGATCAAGCCCCAGCAGGTGCACGCCCCCATCCGTGCCCTGACCTCCCTGGCCCAGGCCACGGGGGCGGCCCTCCTCCTGCTGGATCACGTAGGGAAGCTTGCCCCCGGGCAGACCGTGGCCGAAAAGGGGCCATTGGGCTCTACCGCCAAGCTCTTCTCCCCTCGGGCGGCTTTTGCCCTGGACCGCATACCCCCCAAAGAGGTGGAGGGCAGGGACGTGGTGAAGCTCACCTGTGTGAAGCAGTCCTATGCCCCCCTGCCGCCGCCCATTGGCCTCGAGCTGGTGTGGCTTGCGGATGGGGAGGGGGCCTACTTCAGGCCCTATCCCTTGCCCGAAGCAGTCACCCTGGAGGAGCGGGCGGAGAAGGCCATCCTAGAGCTTTTGGCGGAAGCAGGGGAAGAAGGCCTCCCCCGGAAAGCCCTCCTGGAGGAGGTGGTCCAGCGGGGCAACGTCTCCGAGCGCACCGCCAAGCGGGCCCTATCCGGGCTCAGGGAACGGGGGCTGGTGGAGGAGGTGGCGCTTCCGGGGAGAGGAGCCCCTAAGGTTCTCCGACTCCCCCGCCCTAATCTCTCTATGCCCTTGGCCCAAAATCGGGAAAATGCCGTCCAGGACGAGGAAGGATTTTGGGCCAACTCCTTGGCCCAAAATCGGGAGCTTGGCCCAAAATCGTCCCCCCTCCCTCCCCCCGTGCCAACCCCCCAGTCTGGGCTTGAGGAGGTGGAAGAATGGAGCCCTTGA